The following proteins come from a genomic window of Diorhabda sublineata isolate icDioSubl1.1 chromosome 7, icDioSubl1.1, whole genome shotgun sequence:
- the LOC130446312 gene encoding recQ-like DNA helicase Blm, translating to MANDKEDFFDAFKNTSMNKIEKFSFKKIDKSSTKPHVTEKISHFFKPVEKKVIPKDSIEDELEAIFHEPFPIRPSEISSNLTDPNKNNSTHQINKQSKFNFKATLNETAHISNVEATNNFENNTKPSNNVTHNNKNYSLNQNKKNYISPTKPNFKKLTCTTSSDEFEVKETTQETSPKNKSKHSPKLVIPKSSQKFKFKKTVTNISAVYESIFGNSSNKECLSTDVVKVQTSRNIFDFTTEEKIPEDEKQNDLNISSSTDDFPKISNSNKPLKSDTSACESPSFLSLKSRCCVVSEESVSQSPVAQQLEVSNDKVKFDKPKNSVSNKILDDEITIISQSLAASEDDYMDDETFERIFGGANENANNQDEDINLNSIDWKDDFEKNIENDVASTSQNSEHCYTEEVSAINWNEDVFDEDTDTPVISFKDRDDNTLEFRKNYHFSDTVEEVLHQKFGLQTFRPQQREIINATLNRHDCFVLMPTGGGKSLCYQLPAILSEGVTIVISPLRALIGDQVDKMNGLDIPAAHLCQDVSLEDTNRIMTKLYCREPLIKLLYLTPEKIMASKAVNDVLKNLYQRGKLARFILDEAHCLSQWGHDFRPDYKQLTFLKREFTDVPIMCLTATATKQVENDVINILKLNNIKRFIMSFNRPNIKYQVIPKKGKFASEEIIQLIKKKFLKKSGIIYCLARNDCESLADMLNKANIMSRPYHAGMSDKVRNAIQREWMQDRFFVIVATIAFGMGIDKPDVRFVIHNSLPKSVEGFYQESGRAGRDGDISYSYLFYNYCDVLRLQKLMQLDRKSNASVREGHNNNLKQMVSFAENMVDCRRYLQLIHLGENFNRQLCIKNKATTCDNCENIDTYSSVEVTKDAKQLGILVKDLSAKSNVTMLHVADVYKGSKIQKIFKMGHDKHRLYGAGSSFNKNDIQRILKTMVLKNVLEDKVIYAGEYPVVYITTGKKFNALNAPDLKITIPINKKSVNKVNSTIEDNEGEEEDSIEDRQVPGPSKPLPINTNKVKIASYSKFNKTKINNLKVQCHEALLEECRKLALERNLTLSAIMNLTAIKTMSDVLPKTKEEFLKIQHVTAANYKKCGENFLAITSKFREQVDALGTAPKITESSSFGSSFDDESDWNNPPVPSQRGTKRKWTGGYNWKNKKGKKKRTANSPKKKTSPKSKYKKTGWKSKRGGGKGGGSSIGLMPLHFK from the exons ATGGCAAACGACAAGGAAGATTTTTTCGATGCATTTAAGAATACATCAatgaacaaaattgaaaaattcagtttcaagaaaattgataagaGTTCTACAAAACCTCACGTAACAGAAAAAATATCGCATTTTTTTAAACCTGTTGAGAAAAAGGTAATACCAAAAGATAGTATTGAAGATGAGTTAGAAGCTATTTTTCATGAACCTTTTCCTATCAGACCAAGCgaaatatcttcaaatttaacggatccaaataaaaataattctactcATCAAATCAACAAGCAGTCAAAGTTCAATTTTAAAGCCACATTAAACGAAACTGCTCATATTTCTAATGTTGAAGCCACAAATAACTTTGAGAATAATACGAAACCCTCTAATAATGTTACACATAATAACAAGAATTATAGTTTGaatcaaaacaagaaaaattatatcTCTCCCacaaaaccaaattttaaaaaacttactTGCACCACTTCTTCAGATGAATTTGAAGTTAAAGAGACAACACAGGAAACATCTCCGAAGAATAAATCGAAACATAGTCCAAAATTAGTGATTCCTAAAAGctctcaaaaattcaaattcaaaaagaCTGTAACTAATATTTCTGCTGTATATGAATCAATTTTTGGTAATAGCTCAAATAAAGAATGTTTATCTACAGACGTTGTAAAGGTACAGActagtagaaatatttttgattttacaacAGAAGAAAAAATACCTGAGGATGAGAAGcaaaatgatttaaatatatCAAGTTCAACAGATGATTTCCCAAAAATCAGTAATTCAAACAAACCACTAAAATCTGATACTTCGGCTTGCGAGAGTCCCAGTTTCCTTTCTTTAAAGAGTAGATGTTGTGTAGTTTCTGAAGAATCTGTTTCCCAATCTCCAGTTGCACAGCAACTAGAGGTATCAAATGATAAAGTAAAATTCGACAAACCTAAAAATTCAGTAAGCAACAAAATTTTAGACGACGAGATAACTATTATCAGTCAGTCATTAGCTGCTTCTGAAGATGATTATATGGATGATGAAACTTTTGAAAGGATATTTGGTGGCGCAAATGAGAATGCAAATAATCAAGATGAAGATATCAATTTAAACTCTATTGATTGGAaagatgattttgaaaaaaatattgaaaatgatgtag caTCTACATCACAAAATTCGGAACATTGCTATACAGAAGAAGTATCTGCTATAAATTGGAATGAAGATGTTTTTGATGAGGATACAGATACACCTGTAATTAGTTTCAAGGATCGGGATGATAACACtttggaatttagaaaaaattatcatttctcAGATACTGTGGAAGAAGTTTTGCATCAAAAGTTTGGTCTACAAACATTCAGGCCCCAGCAACGTGAAATTATTAACGCAACATTAAACAGGCATGACTGTTTTGTTCTTATGCCAACAGGAGGAGGGAAGAGTCTTTGTTATCAACTTCCAGCCATTTTAAGTGAAGGAGTCACAATAGTTATTTCTCCTCTTAGGGCACTAATTGGAGACCAAGTAGATAAAATGAATGGTCTAGACATTCCAGCTGCTCACCTTTGTCAGGATGTCAGTTTAGAAGATACGAATCGAATTATGACTAAATTGTATTGCAGAGAGCCactaataaaattgttatatctTACACCTGAAAAAATTATGGCATCCAAAGCCGTTAATGATGTTTTAAAGAATTTGTATCAAAGAGGAAAGTTGGCTAG gTTTATTCTTGACGAAGCTCATTGCTTATCACAGTGGGGTCACGATTTTAGGCCCGATTATAAACAGCTTACTTTTCTCAAACGTGAGTTTACAGATGTTCCAATTATGTGCCTTACAGCGACTGCTACCAAACAAGTAGAAAATGatgttatcaatattttaaaattgaataatattaaaagaTTCATCATGAGTTTCAATAGGCCCAATATTAAATATCAG gTTATACCAAAAAAAGGTAAATTTGCTAGTGaagaaataatacaattaattaaaaagaaatttcttaaaaaatctggaataatatattgtttagcAAGGAATGATTGCGAATCTTTAGCTGACATGTTAAACAAAGCTAATATCATGTCAAGACCATACCATGCTGGTATGTCGGATAAAGTCCGTAATGCAATTCAAAGAGAATGGATGCAAGATAG gttttttgtTATAGTTGCCACAATTGCTTTTGGAATGGGTATTGACAAGCCTGATGTGAGGTTTGTAATACATAATTCGTTACCTAAATCAGTTGAAGGTTTCTATCAAGAATCAGGAAGAGCAGGACGAGACGGAGATATTTCGtactcatatttattttataattactgTGATGTTTTGCGTTTACAAAAG ttgaTGCAACTGGATAGAAAAAGCAATGCGAGTGTCCGCGAAGGCCATAACaacaatttgaaacaaatgGTTTCGTTTGCAGAAAATATGGTCGACTGCCGTCGTTACTTACAATTAATACATCTCggagaaaattttaatagacAACTCTGTATCAAAAACAAGGCAACTACTTGCGATAACTGTGAAAATATTGATACCTATAGTAGCGTAGAAGTAACAAAAGATGCCAAACAACTAGGAATATTAGTAAAAGATCTGTCAGCGAAATCAAATGTAACCATGTTACATGTAGCAGACGTTTATAAAGGatctaaaatacaaaaaattttcaaaatgggtCACGATAAACATCGACTATACGGAGCGGGTTCttcattcaataaaaatgatatacaaAGGATTTTAAAAACTATGGTGTTGAAGAACGTTTTAGAAGATAAAGTAATTTACGCAGGAGAATATCCTGTTGTTTATATAACGACAGGAAAAAAGTTTAACGCTTTAAACGCACCGGACCTAAAAATAACCATacctattaataaaaaatctgtAAATAAAGTAAACTCGACAATAGAAGATAATGAGGGCGAAGAAGAAGATTCTATAGAAGACAGACAAGTTCCAGGGCCTTCTAAACCTCTTCCTATAAACAccaacaaagtgaaaatcgcaTCTTAttccaaattcaataaaacgaaaataaataatctcAAAGTACAATGTCACGAAGCTTTATTGGAAGAATGTCGAAAATTAGCGCTGGAAAGAAATTTAACTTTATCCGCAATCATGAATCTAACAGCCATTAAGACAATGTCCGACGTTTTACCAAAGACCAAAGAggagtttttgaaaatacagCACGTCACTGCggctaattataaaaaatgcgGGGAAAATTTCTTGGCCATAACGTCGAAATTTCGCGAACAAGTTGATGCTTTAGGAACGGCGCCAAAAATAACAGAATCCTCATCGTTTGGTAGTAGCTTTGATGACGAAAGTGATTGGAATAATCCACCAGTACCTTCACAGAGAGGTACTAAACGAAAATGGACGGGCGGATATaactggaaaaataaaaaagggaaAAAGAAAAGAACCGCGAATAGTCCTAAGAAAAAAACGTCGCCGAAAAGTAAATACAAGAAAACGGGGTGGAAAAGCAAACGCGGTGGTGGTAAAGGCGGTGGTAGTTCAATTGGATTGATGCCGTTACATTTCAAGTGA